Proteins from one Naumovozyma castellii chromosome 3, complete genome genomic window:
- the BTS1 gene encoding farnesyltranstransferase (ancestral locus Anc_8.536) yields MKHNAMKAVQCTCTCNTASYNHLIQTSFRKLYKPHIPRCISFSDNLPTKQNYNNKLRESIMDSITTIINQPPSWSPTNEQKIAEPYTHVTRNQGKKFRSVLIQAFNKLYRIPDPELDIVIQIIETLHNSSLIIDDIEDGSALRRGQPAAHVLYGVPMSLNTANYMYFKAMDLIWKLPIDATIIMDLLKIFNEELVNLHRGQGLDIYWRDSLKNYKYDGLPDEEMYFNMVMNKTGGLFRLTIRMMETLSTVNFGQSMVPLCNLLGIIYQVRDDYQNLINGTMIANKGFADDISEGKMSFPIIHGLRYERDNKLDPLLLNIILKKTDDIDMKNVAVDFLKYKSRSLDHTESIIKQLVKLIKNGDYIPKHKDENALSQINYIIDHISNI; encoded by the coding sequence ATGAAACACAATGCAATGAAGGCAGTGCAATGCACATGTACGTGTAATACAGCCTCATACAACCATCTCATTCAAACCTCCTTTAGGAAACTATATAAGCCTCACATACCACGCTGCATTTCTTTCTCTGACAATTTACCCACAAAACAAaactacaacaacaaactCCGCGAATCAATCATGGACTCtataacaacaataataaaccAACCACCAAGTTGGTCCCCCACAAACGAACAAAAAATAGCAGAACCATATACTCATGTTACCAGGAACCAAGGGAAAAAGTTTCGTTCCGTGTTAATTCAAGCTTTCAATAAACTATATCGCATACCGGACCCGGAACTGGACATCGTCATTCAGATCATAGAAACTTTACATAATTCATCCCTAATAATAGACGACATTGAAGATGGATCAGCACTAAGGAGAGGACAACCGGCAGCTCATGTGTTGTACGGTGTTCCTATGAGTTTAAACACGGCTAATTATATGTATTTTAAAGCTATGgatttgatttggaaattacCCATTGACGCCACTATCATTATGGATTTGTTAAAGattttcaatgaagaaCTCGTTAATTTACATAGGGGACAGGGGTTAGATATCTATTGGAGAGActctttaaagaattataaATATGATGGATTACCCGATGAGGAAATGTACTTTAATATGGTTATGAATAAAACCGGTGGACTATTTAGATTGACAATAAGAATGATGGAAACGTTAAGCACAGTGAATTTCGGTCAATCAATGGTTCCATTGTGTAACCTACTGGGAATCATATACCAAGTGAGAGATgattatcaaaatttgatcaatGGAACGATGATTGCCAATAAGGGTTTCGCTGATGATATATCTGAAGGAAAGATGTCATTCCCAATAATACACGGTTTAAGATATGAAAGGGATAATAAGTTAGACCCTCTATTactaaatataatattaaagaagacAGACGATATAGATATGAAGAACGTTGCTGTGGACTTCTTGAAATATAAGAGCCGATCACTGGATCATACAGAGAGTATAATCAAACAACTGgtaaaattaattaaaaatggtGACTACATACCGAAACacaaagatgaaaatgcGTTATctcaaataaattatataaTAGATCATATATCCAATATATAG
- the NCAS0C02150 gene encoding uncharacterized protein (ancestral locus Anc_8.534), with the protein MQLRKRKRVQYASPVKSEDNASTSTPTSVSNEPKRRQRQKLHTDNKLNPPVSIPPIRRKRKYSTRQEPEPRVVALQRPCFKSTVISEQQEEVSAPLDPKSHLSLLMQSWQQLNDGLVGKHDDTLRKVSAHLKQFINARWDVTPEVPPVDIQQDLKLKLLTLHSLTTNNTGGGKNLLGAVARIHGIDIRDIKDIESLSTTIVANEIKSICRKLDKPLQKERNTLLPWPIKQPKKKKTEVHASIDDNAASLPFEDIPLYNIN; encoded by the coding sequence ATGCAACTTaggaaaagaaagagaGTGCAATATGCATCCCCCGTCAAGTCAGAGGACAATGCCTCGACTTCCACCCCCACTTCCGTCTCAAATGAACCGAAAAGAAGACAAAGACAAAAATTGCATACGGATAACAAATTGAATCCACCGGTCTCTATCCCTCCCataagaaggaaaaggaagTATTCAACGAGACAAGAACCAGAACCAAGAGTGGTTGCTTTACAGCGACCTTGTTTCAAGTCCACTGTCATTTCCGAGCAACAGGAAGAGGTGAGTGCGCCATTGGATCCAAAGTCTCATCTCTCTTTATTAATGCAATCTTGGcaacaattaaatgatgGTCTAGTGGGAAAACATGACGATACGTTGAGGAAGGTTTCCGCacatttgaaacaatttatAAATGCTAGATGGGATGTCACTCCTGAGGTACCACCAGTGGATATTCAACAGGatctgaaattgaaactaCTGACTTTGCATTCGTTGACTACAAACAATACGGGAGGCGGTAAGAACTTGTTAGGTGCTGTTGCAAGAATTCATGGTATTGATATTAGAGATATCAAAGATATCGAATCGTTATCCACCACTATAGTCgctaatgaaattaaatccATATGTAGAAAATTGGATAAGCCATTGCAGAAGGAAAGAAACACTTTACTACCATGGCCTATAAAGCAACcgaaaaagaaaaagacaGAGGTACACGCGTCCATAGATGATAATGCCGCTAGTCTTCCGTTTGAGGATATTCCATTGTACAATATCAACTAA
- the NCAS0C02160 gene encoding uncharacterized protein (ancestral locus Anc_8.532) yields the protein MSAVQRLFLQRALNTASHSPATRTRISNIYMVYLAAGLTLPFLLPAAETSSLKHSKGNVKGRFNPRYFF from the coding sequence ATGTCTGCCGTCCAAAGACTATTCCTGCAAAGAGCTTTAAACACAGCCTCTCACTCTCCAGCCACAAGAACAAGGATATCCAACATCTACATGGTCTATCTAGCAGCAGGTCTAACACTCCCATTCCTACTCCCCGCAGCAGAGACATCCAGTTTGAAGCACAGCAAGGGTAACGTCAAGGGAAGATTCAATCCAAGATACTTCTTCTGA